One window of the Candidatus Kinetoplastibacterium desouzaii TCC079E genome contains the following:
- a CDS encoding Do family serine endopeptidase — translation MNNITVLLFRKRIFILLFVLLFFIINSYSIEAKNIQYHNNQTGIVLPDFVKIVEGLDSSVVNIRTMTNIGYNDFNLNGNNDTYELFRWFFGPYLPSIPPNNQHQLDEKIPKGLGSGFFISDDGFILTNNHVISESTDIIVTLADGREFSADIVGCDDRTDIALLKINAKNMIPIPIGDVSSIKKGQWVLAIGSPFGLDSTVTAGIISAIGRDTGDYLPFIQTDVAVNPGNSGGPLLNLMGEVIGINSQIISRSGGFMGISLSIPIDEAMRVVKSLKHSGRVIRGRIGVQISEVSKQVADGLGLPKIQGALISNVEFSGPADKAGIQAGDVILKFDSEEIKKWSDLPRIVGQTKPGKVVNVEVLRRGKYLNLKLKVGEIVSDSKKLSKNEIGSVKNKLGIYADDISNEMRSNLHISNGVLVKNVTGPSAKAGLRINDIIIAINDENIMNADHFNKIIDSIGSSKIVLLLVRRADQTQWLPIKLSD, via the coding sequence ATGAATAACATAACTGTTTTATTATTTCGCAAGAGAATATTTATTCTATTGTTTGTACTATTATTTTTTATAATTAATAGTTACTCTATTGAGGCTAAGAATATTCAATATCATAATAATCAAACTGGAATAGTATTACCAGATTTTGTTAAAATTGTAGAAGGGCTTGACTCATCTGTAGTTAACATACGTACTATGACTAACATTGGTTATAATGATTTTAATCTTAATGGTAATAACGATACTTATGAGTTATTTAGGTGGTTTTTTGGTCCATATTTACCTTCTATTCCTCCTAATAATCAACATCAATTAGATGAAAAAATACCTAAAGGATTAGGATCTGGTTTTTTTATATCAGATGATGGATTTATTTTAACTAATAATCATGTAATATCAGAATCTACGGATATTATTGTAACACTAGCTGATGGTAGAGAATTTTCTGCTGATATAGTTGGTTGTGATGATAGAACTGATATTGCATTGTTAAAAATCAATGCTAAAAATATGATTCCTATTCCAATAGGTGATGTATCTAGCATAAAGAAAGGTCAATGGGTATTGGCTATAGGATCTCCATTTGGTTTGGACTCAACTGTTACTGCTGGAATTATTAGTGCTATAGGTCGTGATACTGGGGATTATTTACCATTTATACAGACTGATGTGGCTGTGAATCCTGGAAATTCTGGTGGTCCTCTTCTGAATTTAATGGGTGAGGTTATAGGTATTAATTCTCAAATTATTTCTAGAAGTGGTGGTTTTATGGGCATATCACTTTCTATACCTATAGATGAAGCTATGAGAGTAGTTAAATCATTAAAACATTCAGGTAGAGTAATAAGAGGACGTATAGGAGTACAAATATCTGAAGTAAGCAAGCAAGTTGCAGATGGATTGGGTTTACCTAAGATACAGGGAGCATTAATTAGCAATGTTGAATTTTCTGGTCCTGCAGATAAGGCAGGTATTCAAGCCGGCGATGTGATATTGAAATTTGATAGTGAAGAAATAAAGAAATGGTCTGACTTACCGAGAATAGTTGGTCAAACTAAACCTGGAAAAGTTGTAAATGTAGAAGTTTTAAGAAGGGGGAAATATCTTAACTTAAAACTGAAGGTTGGGGAGATAGTTTCTGATAGTAAGAAATTGAGTAAAAATGAAATTGGTTCTGTAAAAAATAAGTTAGGCATATATGCTGATGATATTTCTAATGAGATGCGTTCTAATTTGCATATTTCTAATGGTGTTTTAGTTAAAAATGTTACAGGCCCATCAGCAAAAGCTGGTTTAAGGATTAATGATATCATTATTGCAATTAATGATGAAAACATAATGAATGCTGATCATTTTAACAAAATAATAGATTCTATTGGATCATCTAAGATAGTTCTGTTGTTAGTGAGACGTGCTGATCAGACTCAATGGTTACCAATTAAGTTATCTGATTGA
- the fabG gene encoding 3-oxoacyl-ACP reductase FabG: MGLKGKIVLVTGASRGIGKAIATRFSEEEAVVIGTATTKTGVDILNNELNPLGGRGMILNLMDDNSCSVFIKEIIKEGIYPNILINNAGVTKDSLSIRMKDSDWDNVINTNLTSVFRLSRGLIPYMIKSRWGRIINITSIIGSIGNVGQSNYAASKAGVEAMSRVMAKEFASRGITVNCIAPGFIDTDMTRSINKENIDYLSSQIPMGRLGNVDDIAYSALFLASDKASYINGITLHVNGGMYMQ; this comes from the coding sequence ATGGGTTTAAAGGGTAAAATCGTCCTTGTTACTGGAGCTAGTCGTGGGATAGGTAAGGCTATAGCCACAAGATTTTCGGAGGAAGAGGCTGTTGTTATAGGAACGGCCACTACAAAGACAGGGGTAGATATTTTAAATAACGAATTGAATCCTCTTGGTGGCAGAGGTATGATTCTTAATTTAATGGATGATAATAGTTGTAGTGTTTTTATAAAAGAGATAATAAAAGAAGGTATATATCCTAATATTCTAATAAACAATGCTGGAGTTACTAAAGATTCTTTATCTATAAGGATGAAGGATTCTGATTGGGATAATGTTATTAATACTAATCTTACTAGTGTTTTTCGGTTATCTAGAGGATTAATTCCTTATATGATAAAGTCTAGATGGGGTCGTATTATTAATATTACTTCTATTATTGGATCAATTGGGAATGTTGGTCAATCTAACTATGCTGCATCTAAAGCTGGTGTAGAAGCTATGTCAAGAGTTATGGCTAAGGAATTTGCTAGTAGGGGTATTACAGTTAATTGTATAGCTCCAGGATTTATAGATACTGATATGACTAGAAGTATAAATAAAGAGAATATTGATTACTTATCTTCACAGATTCCTATGGGTAGATTAGGTAATGTTGATGATATAGCTTACTCTGCTTTGTTCTTGGCAAGTGATAAGGCTAGTTATATAAATGGTATTACTTTACATGTAAATGGTGGTATGTACATGCAATAA
- the acpP gene encoding acyl carrier protein, with amino-acid sequence MDSIEQRVKKIVAEQLGVNESDVKDSSSFVEDLGADSLDMVELVMALEDEFETEIPDEEAENISTVQHAVDYILSHKQ; translated from the coding sequence ATGGATAGTATAGAGCAGCGCGTCAAAAAGATAGTCGCTGAACAACTTGGAGTTAATGAGTCGGATGTTAAAGATAGCTCATCATTTGTAGAAGATTTAGGAGCTGATTCGTTAGATATGGTGGAATTAGTTATGGCTCTTGAGGATGAGTTTGAGACTGAAATACCAGATGAAGAAGCTGAGAATATTAGCACTGTACAACATGCAGTTGATTATATACTTAGTCATAAACAATAG
- the fabF gene encoding beta-ketoacyl-ACP synthase II — translation MKRRVVITGLGIVSPVGNDLTTAWNNIVNGVSGVGKITRFDASGLSCQIAAEVRDFHIEQFIPLKDARHMDLFIHYGIAASQQAWSDCGINVSEINEERVGVVIGSGIGGLHRIEETQIDVLNRGAKRISPYFVPGSLINLISGQVSILYGFKGPSYAVVSACTTGLHCIGDAARLIEYGDADVMLAGGAESTVSPLGIGGFAAMRALSTRNDSPETASRPWDIDRDGFVLGEGAGVLVLEEYEHARRRNARIYGELIGYGMSSDAFHVTAPDKHGPSRGMINALRNASINYDDINYINAHGTSTLLGDKNETDALKSVFGDHSYKIVVNSTKSMTGHLLGAAGGIEAVFSAMALYKNISPPTMNIFNQDPECDLDYCANEARELDINFAMSNSFGFGGTNGTIIIGKI, via the coding sequence TTGAAAAGACGTGTTGTTATAACTGGTCTTGGTATTGTTTCGCCAGTAGGTAATGATTTGACTACAGCATGGAATAATATTGTTAATGGGGTTTCAGGAGTTGGTAAAATAACTAGATTTGATGCTTCAGGTCTTTCTTGTCAAATAGCTGCTGAGGTGCGAGATTTTCATATTGAGCAGTTCATTCCTTTAAAAGATGCTCGTCATATGGATTTGTTTATTCATTATGGTATTGCAGCTAGTCAACAGGCATGGTCTGATTGTGGTATAAATGTTAGTGAGATAAATGAAGAAAGAGTGGGTGTTGTTATAGGTTCTGGTATAGGTGGTTTACATAGAATAGAAGAAACACAAATTGATGTTTTAAATAGAGGTGCTAAAAGAATCTCTCCTTATTTTGTTCCTGGTTCTTTGATTAATTTAATTTCTGGGCAGGTTTCTATTTTATATGGATTTAAAGGTCCTAGTTATGCTGTTGTTTCAGCTTGTACTACTGGATTGCATTGTATAGGAGATGCAGCTCGTTTGATAGAGTATGGAGATGCAGATGTTATGTTGGCTGGAGGTGCTGAGTCTACTGTTTCTCCGTTAGGAATAGGCGGTTTTGCTGCTATGAGAGCTTTGTCTACTCGGAATGATTCTCCAGAAACTGCTTCTAGACCATGGGATATTGATAGAGATGGATTTGTATTAGGAGAAGGAGCCGGGGTTTTAGTTTTAGAGGAATATGAGCATGCTAGAAGACGTAATGCTCGTATTTATGGTGAGCTTATTGGTTATGGTATGAGTTCTGATGCTTTTCATGTTACAGCGCCAGATAAACATGGTCCAAGTAGAGGAATGATCAATGCATTAAGGAATGCATCTATTAATTATGATGACATTAATTATATTAATGCCCATGGGACGTCAACATTATTAGGTGATAAAAATGAGACAGATGCTTTGAAATCAGTATTTGGTGATCATTCTTATAAAATAGTTGTAAATTCTACTAAATCTATGACAGGTCATTTATTGGGAGCTGCAGGTGGAATTGAGGCTGTTTTTAGTGCTATGGCTTTATATAAAAATATTTCTCCACCTACTATGAATATTTTTAATCAAGATCCAGAGTGTGATCTTGATTATTGCGCTAATGAAGCAAGGGAATTAGATATTAATTTTGCTATGTCTAATTCTTTTGGGTTTGGTGGAACAAATGGAACAATAATTATTGGCAAGATATAG